Proteins co-encoded in one Nitrospiraceae bacterium genomic window:
- the argJ gene encoding bifunctional glutamate N-acetyltransferase/amino-acid acetyltransferase ArgJ: protein MIKDKLHKNSIKGFLFSVEEAAIKKPGRKDIALIYSETKANIAGVFTKNKVLAAPVKLDMKKIESNEGQAIVVNSGNANACTGKQGMKDACRIADIIAAKIKIKPSLVYIASTGVIGIPLPMGKIQSVLPKLTNGLGQATFDDVASAIMTTDTFPKIISKKLKIDGKIGIIAGICKGAGMICPDMATMLCFMITDIAVEKKTLSAALKDSVNKSFNRITIDGDMSTNDTVLIMANGMIGNKEITKNSPVYKTFKKSLDEITYELSKLVVKDGEGATKLVEIEVKGLSNEKEAETAAFSIANSNLVKTAVYGNDANWGRIMAAIGYSEIAFDENKVDIFIGNVKVASKGISTNKDKLAEKYLKNNNEIKLIVNLNKGRASAKVLTCDLTEEYIKVNASYRT from the coding sequence ATGATTAAGGACAAATTGCATAAAAATTCCATAAAAGGTTTTTTGTTTTCTGTTGAAGAAGCTGCCATTAAAAAGCCCGGCAGGAAAGATATCGCTCTTATATACTCAGAGACAAAGGCAAATATTGCTGGTGTGTTTACAAAAAATAAAGTACTGGCAGCGCCTGTTAAGCTCGATATGAAAAAGATTGAATCCAATGAAGGTCAGGCAATAGTAGTAAACAGCGGTAATGCTAATGCATGCACAGGCAAACAAGGCATGAAAGATGCCTGCCGAATTGCAGATATTATTGCTGCTAAGATAAAAATAAAACCTTCTCTTGTCTATATCGCTTCCACCGGCGTGATAGGTATTCCTCTTCCTATGGGGAAAATTCAATCTGTACTTCCCAAGCTCACCAATGGTCTGGGGCAAGCAACGTTTGACGATGTTGCATCTGCAATCATGACAACGGATACTTTCCCTAAAATTATTAGCAAAAAACTAAAAATCGACGGCAAAATTGGAATAATTGCAGGGATATGCAAAGGCGCAGGAATGATATGTCCTGATATGGCAACAATGCTCTGTTTTATGATTACAGATATTGCAGTAGAGAAAAAAACATTGTCTGCTGCCCTCAAAGATTCTGTAAATAAGTCATTTAACAGAATTACAATAGACGGTGATATGTCCACAAATGACACTGTATTGATAATGGCTAATGGGATGATCGGGAATAAAGAAATCACAAAAAACTCTCCTGTTTATAAAACATTCAAAAAATCTCTGGATGAGATCACATATGAGCTTTCGAAGCTTGTAGTCAAAGACGGTGAAGGAGCAACAAAACTAGTAGAAATAGAGGTTAAAGGTTTATCAAATGAAAAAGAAGCAGAAACAGCCGCATTTTCAATTGCTAATTCTAATCTTGTAAAAACTGCAGTTTATGGCAATGATGCAAACTGGGGACGTATCATGGCTGCAATCGGGTATTCTGAAATAGCTTTTGACGAAAACAAGGTCGATATATTTATTGGCAATGTAAAAGTAGCCTCAAAAGGCATCTCAACAAACAAAGACAAGCTGGCAGAAAAATATCTAAAGAATAATAATGAGATAAAACTAATTGTTAACCTTAATAAAGGCAGGGCATCTGCAAAGGTTTTAACCTGTGATTTGACAGAAGAATATATTAAGGTTAATGCCAGCTACAGGACATAA
- a CDS encoding YihY family inner membrane protein → MVKLFTYIKDKVFIFFAVFWQSVKSFLKNDNSNIAASLAYHSLFAIIPLLLLLFFALSFFITSSRAVMSRITSLISEFIPYYSETILQEVYSLSKHQSIWGIISVLTLMWAATPLVSTLRKAFFDIFKIEERPSFLKTTLLDIGVILLTLTIFVLLSFTHVTFKSIHILGESTAFYNAASYTVTVMIISVFYLAFVPVKTSFLYVATGAIITTFFWGIIRPVFGLFLSYNPQYGIAFGSLKALFIIIIWIYYSFSVLLFGAEIIANLRRKDVLLIKKLFYEDYSSKTKSRLKNKFGKSYKSGDLIFKQGQKGDEMFYILSGGVRLTLPSKLQNNNENEQIIRIMKKNEYFGEMALLIGTPRTTNAYAENDDTIIIKINPQNFETLLREEPKIATMLLKELAQRLKKTNEFLC, encoded by the coding sequence ATGGTTAAACTATTTACATACATAAAAGATAAAGTTTTTATATTCTTTGCTGTGTTCTGGCAGTCTGTTAAATCTTTTTTAAAGAACGACAATTCTAATATAGCAGCTTCATTGGCTTACCATTCTTTGTTTGCGATAATTCCTTTATTATTACTTTTGTTTTTTGCGCTCAGCTTCTTTATAACATCCTCAAGAGCAGTAATGTCCAGAATTACGTCTTTAATCTCCGAGTTTATTCCTTATTACAGCGAGACGATTCTGCAAGAAGTTTATTCTCTGTCAAAACATCAAAGTATATGGGGGATAATAAGCGTTCTCACTCTCATGTGGGCTGCAACACCGCTGGTTAGCACTCTTCGCAAGGCTTTTTTTGATATATTTAAAATAGAGGAAAGGCCTTCTTTTTTAAAAACAACCTTGCTTGATATTGGAGTGATACTTCTTACTCTCACGATCTTTGTTCTTCTCAGCTTCACACATGTGACATTCAAAAGCATACATATTTTAGGAGAAAGCACCGCTTTTTACAATGCAGCGTCATACACTGTTACAGTGATGATAATATCCGTATTTTATCTTGCATTTGTCCCTGTTAAGACATCATTTCTTTACGTTGCAACTGGCGCCATTATAACGACATTTTTCTGGGGAATTATCAGGCCAGTATTTGGATTGTTTTTATCTTATAACCCTCAGTATGGCATTGCCTTTGGTTCATTAAAAGCATTGTTTATAATCATAATATGGATTTATTATTCGTTCAGCGTATTACTCTTTGGCGCAGAAATAATTGCCAATCTCAGAAGAAAAGATGTCTTGCTTATAAAAAAACTGTTTTATGAAGATTACAGCAGCAAAACAAAATCCAGACTTAAGAATAAATTCGGCAAAAGCTACAAAAGCGGAGACCTGATTTTTAAGCAGGGGCAGAAGGGTGACGAAATGTTTTATATCCTCTCTGGTGGCGTAAGATTAACCTTGCCATCCAAATTACAGAATAACAATGAAAACGAACAAATAATCAGAATTATGAAAAAAAATGAGTACTTTGGTGAAATGGCGCTTCTTATTGGCACTCCCAGAACAACGAATGCTTATGCTGAAAATGATGATACAATTATAATTAAGATAAATCCTCAAAATTTTGAAACTCTTTTAAGAGAGGAACCAAAGATTGCAACAATGCTGTTAAAAGAACTTGCCCAGAGGTTAAAAAAAACCAATGAATTTCTTTGTTAA
- a CDS encoding Crp/Fnr family transcriptional regulator, which translates to MEKDNKKELIQGFLKEMPIFKSLSEPHINKLAKDFVVLQAKKGETVFYQSDQSTDLYIVLDGSVRASLLNQEGQELILAAFKKGDFFGEMSLLDGMPRSATIIAVEDLILAMLKRELFLSAVKNDPMIAIDLLSSVVQRLRTANGMIESLAFLDVSQRLIKLFLQIASTGSEKNNEGFLRIGKITHRELAARTGASREAISKVIKVLIFRKILKEDERHFFISPKAEQEVF; encoded by the coding sequence ATGGAGAAAGATAACAAAAAAGAATTAATACAGGGATTTCTTAAAGAGATGCCTATTTTTAAAAGCCTGTCCGAACCTCATATAAACAAACTTGCAAAAGACTTTGTTGTCCTTCAGGCAAAAAAGGGAGAAACAGTATTCTACCAGTCAGATCAAAGCACTGATCTCTATATTGTTCTTGATGGCTCTGTCAGGGCTTCATTGTTGAATCAGGAAGGCCAAGAGTTAATCCTCGCCGCATTCAAGAAGGGTGATTTTTTCGGGGAGATGAGTCTTCTTGACGGGATGCCCAGATCTGCAACAATAATAGCTGTTGAAGATCTGATATTAGCAATGCTGAAGAGAGAGCTATTTCTTTCTGCTGTTAAAAATGATCCCATGATAGCAATAGACCTTCTTTCTTCTGTTGTGCAGAGACTTAGAACTGCAAATGGAATGATTGAATCTCTTGCATTTCTGGATGTCAGCCAAAGACTGATTAAGCTGTTTCTGCAGATTGCTTCAACTGGATCAGAAAAAAATAACGAGGGATTTCTGCGTATTGGAAAAATAACGCATCGGGAACTTGCTGCGAGAACAGGCGCATCTAGAGAAGCAATATCAAAAGTCATAAAAGTGCTTATTTTCAGAAAGATTCTTAAAGAAGATGAGCGGCATTTTTTCATATCTCCCAAGGCTGAACAGGAGGTATTTTAA
- a CDS encoding TIGR04219 family outer membrane beta-barrel protein, with product MRIKILAMTFLVSFFLMYGAASAIGLEAAIGVWNQDPSGDISYKGESLSVGNDLKYDSEVKFFGRAKIELPLIFPNIYLMATPMKFEGSGQKNVNFQFGDKTFTGSVPFNSKIQLDHYDICFYYNLPFLKTLSLGKLNAEVGLNARIFDFKAEIDQPSTGIKETKNMTLPVPMVYVGAQFKPIKLFSLEAEARGIAFSGNHYYDLVARLKVKPIGPLFIAGGYRYEDVKIDEKSVKASLKFQGPFVETGLEF from the coding sequence ATGAGAATTAAAATTTTAGCCATGACTTTCTTAGTGTCCTTTTTCCTGATGTATGGAGCAGCTTCTGCTATTGGTCTTGAGGCTGCAATAGGAGTTTGGAATCAGGATCCTTCAGGAGACATTAGTTACAAAGGGGAATCATTAAGCGTGGGTAATGACCTTAAGTATGATTCTGAGGTCAAGTTTTTCGGCAGGGCAAAGATAGAACTGCCTCTTATATTTCCTAATATTTATTTGATGGCAACACCGATGAAGTTCGAAGGAAGCGGACAAAAAAATGTAAACTTTCAATTCGGCGACAAGACATTTACAGGAAGCGTGCCTTTCAACTCAAAAATTCAACTTGACCATTATGACATATGTTTCTATTACAATCTTCCTTTTCTTAAGACCCTTTCTCTCGGCAAGCTCAATGCAGAGGTTGGATTGAATGCAAGAATTTTTGATTTTAAGGCTGAAATTGATCAGCCGTCAACAGGGATTAAAGAAACAAAGAATATGACGCTTCCTGTTCCTATGGTTTATGTAGGAGCGCAGTTTAAGCCGATAAAGCTCTTTTCATTAGAGGCAGAGGCAAGAGGGATTGCATTTAGCGGTAACCATTATTATGACTTAGTAGCAAGGCTCAAGGTTAAACCTATAGGTCCGTTATTTATAGCAGGCGGATACAGATATGAGGATGTAAAGATTGACGAAAAAAGTGTAAAAGCGTCTCTGAAATTCCAGGGTCCGTTTGTTGAAACAGGGCTTGAGTTTTAG
- a CDS encoding CsgG/HfaB family protein translates to MKRVFLFFLVIALALSFAITTTSEAAKKKVAVLDFEYGTITDRWWPGSWNIGKGIADMMVTQLVKDGTYSVIERKKLDAIISEQKLGASGLVDASTAAQIGKILGVQYVIIGSITQFSIDTSEIGLGGIGAKFGFGGAGVSNTVAKVYIDARMIDTTTAEIIGVAEGKAEDSKKGLKLGGGNYKGFGGLSFASKGFNETILGQATRQCVADVVKQLTGKAATSSSDGEDAPKTVKVKIADIDAGSKTVILDGGSSTGISKGQTLYVVKVKKEIKSPTTGEVIKRITETVAELNVTEVDKTSATATIVKGDPRSFKAGDDVSSTK, encoded by the coding sequence ATGAAAAGAGTTTTTCTTTTTTTCTTAGTAATTGCGCTGGCATTAAGCTTTGCCATAACAACTACATCTGAAGCAGCCAAGAAAAAAGTTGCAGTACTTGATTTCGAATACGGCACGATAACTGACAGATGGTGGCCGGGCTCATGGAATATAGGCAAGGGAATCGCTGATATGATGGTTACACAACTCGTAAAGGATGGCACATATTCTGTAATTGAGAGAAAAAAACTTGATGCGATTATTAGCGAACAGAAGCTTGGAGCAAGCGGACTTGTTGATGCTTCCACGGCTGCACAAATTGGAAAGATACTCGGTGTTCAGTATGTAATTATAGGTAGCATTACTCAGTTCAGCATTGATACATCAGAAATAGGGCTTGGCGGTATTGGTGCAAAGTTTGGGTTTGGCGGAGCCGGCGTATCAAATACCGTTGCTAAGGTTTATATTGACGCAAGGATGATCGATACCACTACTGCTGAGATCATCGGCGTTGCTGAAGGCAAGGCCGAAGACAGTAAGAAAGGCCTGAAGCTTGGCGGTGGAAATTACAAAGGGTTCGGGGGTCTTTCATTTGCGAGCAAAGGATTTAATGAAACAATACTTGGACAGGCAACAAGACAATGCGTTGCTGATGTAGTTAAACAGCTTACAGGCAAGGCAGCAACTTCAAGTTCAGACGGCGAAGATGCTCCTAAGACAGTGAAAGTAAAGATTGCTGACATTGATGCAGGATCAAAAACAGTAATACTCGACGGCGGGAGCAGCACTGGGATATCAAAAGGCCAGACGCTGTATGTCGTGAAAGTAAAGAAAGAGATAAAGAGCCCTACAACAGGCGAAGTTATTAAACGAATTACAGAGACAGTAGCAGAATTGAATGTTACTGAGGTTGATAAAACCTCTGCAACTGCAACTATTGTTAAAGGTGACCCCCGAAGTTTCAAAGCAGGGGATGATGTAAGTTCAACAAAATAA
- a CDS encoding S-layer homology domain-containing protein, with protein sequence MRNSLRLLAVVFILLFAYACAKPVAKCTDPEDNPSHHYLVGMENLEKGKIDIANEKFERSIFCDAKFSPAYGGLAIVTAEKAKAQIDLKFKAVESERAKEYLKKADKSAESQEDSFDYNLAVIRVNTILKGKDWLNKAEDAFNDARKLKVEEKKLIYYQGIEASSYFIGIAYLEASEFQKARDRFSEVLNMKREGKWNEKADKAWKRVDKIVRAMSGITVGDVGKKIAVKESITRGDLTALLIDELKLDKLFAGRIPSKSKVDKMKAEFTPADIMNYQFKDEILTVMKWKVRGLEPKFDTTTQAYLFKPAEPVLRQEMALILEDVLIKLTGDEKIATAYFGHEKSPFPDVKPTAPWYNAVMNMTSRGIMEPEISGEFRVDSFVDGAEALLAIRVLKQKMNIY encoded by the coding sequence ATGAGAAATTCTTTAAGACTTTTAGCTGTAGTTTTTATTCTCTTATTTGCCTATGCATGTGCAAAACCGGTTGCAAAATGCACAGACCCTGAAGACAATCCATCTCACCACTATTTGGTAGGAATGGAGAATCTTGAGAAAGGAAAGATCGATATTGCAAATGAGAAATTCGAAAGGTCGATTTTTTGCGATGCCAAGTTTTCTCCTGCATATGGAGGGCTTGCAATTGTAACTGCTGAAAAGGCAAAGGCGCAGATTGATCTTAAGTTCAAAGCAGTAGAATCTGAGCGCGCAAAAGAATATCTAAAAAAGGCTGATAAATCAGCAGAATCGCAGGAAGACAGTTTTGATTACAATCTGGCTGTAATAAGAGTCAATACAATTCTTAAAGGTAAAGACTGGCTTAACAAAGCAGAAGATGCATTTAATGACGCTAGAAAACTCAAGGTTGAGGAAAAGAAGCTCATTTATTATCAGGGCATAGAAGCATCATCTTATTTTATAGGGATTGCTTACCTTGAGGCTTCAGAATTCCAGAAAGCACGCGACAGGTTTTCAGAAGTGCTCAACATGAAGAGAGAAGGCAAGTGGAACGAAAAAGCTGACAAAGCATGGAAGCGCGTTGACAAAATTGTCAGAGCAATGTCAGGGATAACAGTAGGCGACGTCGGGAAAAAGATTGCTGTTAAAGAATCTATAACAAGAGGAGATTTAACAGCTCTCTTAATTGATGAACTTAAACTTGATAAACTTTTTGCAGGACGCATCCCTTCCAAGTCAAAAGTTGACAAGATGAAAGCAGAATTTACGCCTGCTGACATTATGAATTATCAGTTCAAAGATGAGATACTTACTGTCATGAAATGGAAGGTAAGGGGACTCGAGCCTAAATTTGACACGACAACCCAGGCATACTTATTTAAACCAGCAGAACCTGTATTAAGACAGGAGATGGCCCTTATTCTCGAAGATGTGCTTATTAAGCTGACTGGGGATGAGAAGATAGCAACAGCATATTTTGGTCATGAAAAATCGCCATTTCCAGATGTAAAGCCGACAGCTCCATGGTATAACGCAGTAATGAACATGACATCAAGAGGGATAATGGAACCTGAGATTTCAGGAGAGTTCAGAGTTGACTCTTTTGTTGACGGAGCAGAAGCGCTTCTGGCTATCAGAGTATTAAAACAAAAGATGAACATATATTAA
- a CDS encoding transglutaminase-like domain-containing protein, translating to MRSLLFIFAVSLILLPQQSYTKTLILDGELESRIKTTQQISFDVSSEVKSLTFRFALPAVFSNKATSQSLERLDLKFSIEPSSVIDDVDRFGNRFKKVRWDNLRQNVNITISFDSRIKSELKYMESKSQFPLANISGSESLFLKSTGLVQSEDPEIAELSRRLTANARTEQDAVNAILNWVSDNVKYTYNPPQYDAVYTYRSGKGNCQNFAHLSMALLRAAGIPSRIVGGISLKRQWKVPVENGYLVQDMGQGGHAWMEIYFPDLGWLSYDPQQSRQFTSTRHIKQTHGLDSKDINDSWSAAPYLPKYSESIEAVFNTDDISIKLAGAKEAPKSYIMSNNLSAKVSAEKPELPIKPPFPPIIIKPEPPVKPPPVKKGDVAFGNTDFPALVDAYQAIGNEGTRILDKETAEYVTSKYIYAQAFTVANTMSLKNIALALRKFGGDGSIYIDVVKDDNGKPGFTGERSLPIFLNNIKFRPGYYWVDFAFTKGKEPYPILKQGKYWIILRHSGEAIVNWFYIPGNPYGDSDDTRSTVKGYKWEDLLNYDFVFKVTGRI from the coding sequence ATGCGCAGCTTATTATTTATATTTGCAGTTTCATTAATCTTGCTTCCTCAACAGTCTTATACAAAAACTTTAATACTTGATGGCGAGCTCGAGAGCAGGATAAAAACAACGCAGCAGATCAGCTTTGATGTGTCCAGTGAAGTAAAATCACTGACATTCAGATTTGCCCTGCCTGCTGTTTTTTCAAACAAGGCAACCTCGCAAAGCTTAGAAAGACTTGATCTGAAATTTTCTATTGAACCATCATCTGTTATTGATGATGTTGACAGGTTTGGCAATAGGTTTAAAAAAGTCAGATGGGACAATCTAAGACAAAACGTTAATATTACTATCTCGTTCGATTCTCGTATAAAATCCGAACTCAAATATATGGAAAGCAAGTCTCAGTTCCCGCTTGCCAATATTTCTGGTTCTGAATCACTTTTTCTTAAATCTACAGGGTTGGTGCAGAGCGAAGACCCTGAGATTGCAGAGCTTTCAAGAAGACTCACAGCAAATGCCAGAACAGAGCAGGATGCGGTTAATGCAATATTGAACTGGGTTTCTGATAATGTCAAATACACCTACAATCCTCCTCAATACGATGCTGTTTATACTTACAGAAGCGGTAAAGGCAACTGCCAGAACTTTGCACATCTTTCAATGGCTCTTCTCAGAGCCGCAGGAATCCCTTCTAGAATTGTCGGAGGTATAAGTCTCAAAAGACAATGGAAGGTTCCTGTAGAGAACGGTTATCTTGTCCAGGACATGGGGCAGGGCGGACATGCATGGATGGAAATATATTTTCCTGATCTAGGATGGCTTTCTTATGATCCTCAGCAGTCAAGACAATTTACATCAACACGGCACATAAAACAGACACATGGATTAGATTCAAAAGACATTAATGATTCATGGTCAGCAGCTCCTTATCTTCCAAAGTACAGCGAAAGCATAGAGGCAGTTTTTAATACCGACGATATATCGATAAAACTCGCTGGAGCTAAAGAAGCTCCAAAGTCATATATAATGAGCAATAATCTTTCAGCAAAAGTTTCCGCAGAAAAACCTGAGCTTCCTATTAAGCCGCCTTTTCCTCCAATAATCATAAAGCCTGAACCGCCAGTAAAACCTCCTCCTGTTAAAAAAGGTGATGTAGCATTCGGCAACACTGATTTTCCTGCGCTAGTTGATGCCTATCAGGCTATAGGCAACGAAGGAACGAGAATCCTTGATAAGGAGACCGCTGAATATGTCACATCCAAGTATATTTATGCCCAAGCATTCACAGTTGCAAATACAATGTCACTAAAAAATATTGCTCTTGCACTCAGAAAATTCGGCGGCGACGGCTCAATTTACATCGATGTTGTCAAGGATGATAACGGCAAGCCGGGCTTTACAGGCGAGAGATCCCTCCCGATTTTTCTGAACAATATAAAATTCAGGCCGGGCTATTATTGGGTTGATTTTGCATTTACTAAAGGCAAGGAGCCTTATCCAATACTGAAGCAAGGGAAATACTGGATAATTTTAAGACACTCTGGAGAGGCTATTGTTAATTGGTTCTATATACCGGGGAATCCTTATGGCGACAGTGATGACACTCGTTCAACTGTTAAAGGATATAAATGGGAGGATTTATTAAATTATGATTTTGTATTCAAAGTTACAGGCAGAATTTGA
- a CDS encoding DUF799 family lipoprotein, translating to MKKLFLVFSVSMVIFSCAPSQEIKKDSLETVSIADAELPKMVAVLPFQNQTQEIGLGNKVRKSFYNHFTSKQYRDVKPMIVDEKVVYLEKSTGKSILEIKPPDICQPIGCDGLVYGNVTDFKKVFVGIYSQLSIETEVWMINVKTGKEIFRIKDSVTYHEGSVPMSPLGIIMSAVTAAMNLREIQQVRLVNELAYKLNEKVPSPKSLSKEDRPVIKEVLTNAKESPFGKGKIIRVGLEGEPGAVAMFDIGNFKKNILMKETKPGIYIGEYPVMPGDNTADMPLVAYLNRPGGLESQWIDIAGLVTLDTTPPPSVKSARAKGFHDRIEITWEPVKNTPDLKGYAVLRSEQPLSGYVELAKIELNTFEDKNAKPDTVYYYRIIASDQTGNESEVHDPVKAMIISKEPVVISGEIKKDTVLSGIYIVKGNVSVPKGLMLTIEPDTRILFAENSSLKSQGKIIINGKDSPVEFISSGEKRWKGVFIEAGNVLLNGLRIKNAVTAISLQNTEGVIENSVITESDTGIYISGTPSVAVKGSVISGNMVGVKLQKTDAKLSQNNIFQNKEGISVSGFSGEIKENNIFDNDINISSKQEIKIAANYLGSINIDEMKTNGIIISKAYENKFPEGKIADAVSNPYSKLTQEERQKKSAEILIEAGNYFRQRNYGKAVTYFEEALKSNPTAETYYYLAVCHQEMKEDDKALKYLKEGAEKFPKDSILHKSLGMMYYQKGNEAEAKKIFEEVLRLNPEDRQVKFLLERIGK from the coding sequence TTGAAGAAACTATTTTTAGTATTTTCAGTGTCAATGGTCATATTCTCTTGTGCCCCGTCACAAGAAATAAAAAAAGACAGCCTGGAAACTGTTTCAATTGCAGATGCAGAGCTTCCGAAAATGGTTGCAGTCCTTCCCTTTCAGAATCAGACACAGGAAATCGGTCTGGGGAATAAAGTCAGAAAATCTTTTTATAATCACTTTACTTCAAAACAATATAGAGATGTAAAGCCCATGATAGTTGATGAAAAAGTTGTTTATCTGGAAAAATCTACAGGTAAATCAATACTGGAAATAAAACCGCCTGATATATGTCAGCCCATAGGTTGTGACGGTCTTGTTTACGGCAACGTGACTGATTTTAAAAAAGTCTTTGTTGGAATATATTCACAGCTTTCTATAGAGACTGAGGTCTGGATGATAAATGTAAAAACCGGCAAGGAAATATTTCGCATAAAAGACAGCGTCACTTATCACGAAGGCAGTGTCCCTATGTCGCCTCTTGGCATAATAATGAGCGCTGTTACAGCTGCCATGAATCTAAGAGAGATCCAACAGGTACGGCTGGTAAATGAACTCGCCTATAAACTCAACGAAAAAGTCCCTTCACCAAAAAGCTTAAGCAAAGAAGATCGTCCTGTAATAAAAGAAGTTCTCACAAATGCCAAAGAAAGCCCTTTTGGAAAAGGGAAAATAATAAGAGTAGGGCTGGAAGGAGAACCCGGAGCTGTAGCTATGTTTGATATCGGCAATTTTAAGAAAAATATTTTAATGAAAGAAACAAAGCCCGGAATTTATATTGGAGAATATCCGGTAATGCCTGGAGACAATACTGCTGACATGCCGCTTGTAGCATATCTCAACAGACCAGGCGGACTTGAGAGCCAGTGGATCGACATAGCCGGGCTTGTAACTCTTGATACAACTCCTCCGCCTTCTGTTAAAAGTGCAAGGGCAAAAGGATTCCATGACAGAATTGAAATCACATGGGAACCTGTTAAAAACACTCCTGACCTAAAAGGATACGCTGTTCTAAGAAGCGAACAGCCGTTAAGCGGATATGTTGAGCTTGCAAAGATCGAGCTGAATACATTTGAAGATAAAAATGCAAAGCCTGATACTGTTTATTATTACAGAATAATAGCATCTGACCAGACTGGCAATGAATCAGAAGTTCACGATCCGGTTAAGGCAATGATTATTTCCAAAGAACCTGTGGTTATTTCAGGTGAAATCAAGAAAGATACCGTGCTTTCCGGAATTTACATTGTTAAGGGGAATGTGTCAGTGCCCAAAGGATTGATGCTTACAATTGAACCTGATACAAGAATACTATTTGCTGAAAATTCATCGTTAAAATCACAGGGGAAAATCATAATTAACGGAAAAGACTCACCTGTTGAGTTTATATCATCGGGAGAAAAAAGATGGAAAGGAGTTTTTATTGAGGCTGGAAACGTTTTACTGAATGGTCTCCGCATAAAAAATGCTGTAACTGCAATTTCACTTCAAAACACGGAAGGGGTGATTGAAAATTCTGTGATTACTGAAAGCGATACAGGTATCTATATATCCGGTACTCCGTCCGTAGCTGTTAAAGGTTCGGTGATTTCAGGGAATATGGTTGGCGTGAAATTACAAAAGACAGATGCAAAACTATCGCAGAATAATATATTCCAGAATAAAGAAGGGATTTCTGTCAGCGGTTTTTCTGGTGAGATAAAAGAAAACAACATTTTTGACAACGATATAAATATTTCTTCCAAGCAAGAAATAAAAATTGCTGCAAATTATCTTGGTTCTATAAATATTGATGAAATGAAAACCAATGGGATAATAATTTCAAAAGCCTATGAAAATAAATTTCCCGAAGGCAAGATTGCGGATGCCGTATCGAATCCTTATTCCAAATTGACGCAGGAAGAACGACAGAAAAAATCAGCTGAGATTTTGATAGAAGCCGGGAATTACTTCAGGCAGAGAAATTACGGCAAGGCAGTTACATATTTTGAAGAAGCTTTAAAGTCTAATCCAACTGCTGAGACATATTATTATCTTGCTGTCTGCCATCAGGAAATGAAGGAAGATGACAAGGCTCTTAAATACTTAAAAGAAGGCGCTGAAAAATTTCCAAAAGATTCAATTTTACATAAGTCGCTTGGCATGATGTATTACCAGAAAGGCAATGAGGCTGAAGCGAAAAAAATATTCGAAGAAGTTCTGAGGCTTAACCCGGAAGACAGACAGGTCAAGTTCCTTCTTGAGAGAATAGGCAAATAG